Proteins co-encoded in one Sus scrofa isolate TJ Tabasco breed Duroc chromosome 14, Sscrofa11.1, whole genome shotgun sequence genomic window:
- the RPLP0 gene encoding 60S acidic ribosomal protein P0: MPREDRATWKSNYFLKIIQLLDDYPKCFIVGADNVGSKQMQQIRMSLRGKAVVLMGKNTMMRKAIRGHLENNPALEKLLPHIRGNVGFVFTKEDLTEIRDMLLANKVPAAARAGAIAPCEVTVPAQNTGLGPEKTSFFQALGITTKISRGTIEILSDVQLIKTGDKVGASEATLLNMLNISPFSFGLIIQQVFDNGSIYNPEVLDITEETLHSRFLEGVRNVASVCLQIGYPTVASVPHSIINGYKRVLALSVETDYTFPLAEKVKAFLADPSAFVAAAPVAAATTAAPAAAAAAPAKVEAKEESEESDEDMGFGLFD; encoded by the exons ATGCCCAGGGAAGACAGGGCGACCTGGAAGTCCAACTACTTCCTTAAGATAATC CAACTTCTGGATGATTATCCGAAATGCTTCATTGTGGGAGCAGACAATGTGGGCTCCAAGCAGATGCAGCAGATCCGCATGTCTCTCCGCGGGAAAGCCGTGGTGCTGATGGGCAAGAACACCATGATGCGCAAGGCCATCCGAGGGCACCTGGAAAACAACCCAGCCCTGGAGAA ACTGTTGCCTCACATCCGGGGGAACGTGGGCTTTGTGTTCACCAAGGAGGACCTCACTGAGATCAGGGACATGCTGCTGGCCAATAAG GTGCCAGCTGCCGCCCGTGCTGGTGCCATAGCCCCATGCGAAGTCACTGTACCTGCCCAGAACACTGGTCTGGGGCCTGAGAAGACCTCCTTCTTCCAGGCTTTAGGCATCACCACTAAAATCTCCAGGGGCACCATTGAAATCCTG AGTGATGTGCAGCTGATTAAGACTGGAGACAAAGTGGGAGCCAGTGAAGCCACGTTGCTGAACATGTTGAAcatctcccccttctcctttggGCTGATCATCCAGCAGGTGTTTGACAATGGCAGCATCTACAACCCTGAAGTGCTTGACATCACCGAGGAAACTCTGCATTCTCGCTTCCTGGAG GGTGTCCGCAATGTTGCCAGCGTATGTCTGCAGATTGGTTACCCAACTGTTGCATCTGTACCCCATTCTATCATCAATGGGTACAAGCGGGTCCTGGCTTTGTCTGTGGAAACTGATTACACCTTCCCACTTgctgaaaag GTCAAGGCCTTCTTGGCTGATCCATCTGCCTTTGTGGCTGCTGCCCCTGTGGCTGCAGCCACcactgctgctcctgctgctgctgctgcagccccagccaagGTTGAAGCAAAGGAGGAGTCGGAGGAGTCGGACGAGGATATGGGATTTGGTCTCTTTGACTAA